A genome region from Defluviimonas aquaemixtae includes the following:
- a CDS encoding NADH-quinone oxidoreductase subunit A: MDELLREYLPILIFLAMAVGLGLVLILAAAVLAVRNPDPEKVSAYECGFNAFDDARMKFDVRFYLVSILFIIFDLEVAFLFPWAVAFKDISLVGFWSMMVFLAVLTIGFAYEWKKGAMEWA; encoded by the coding sequence GTGGACGAGCTGCTCAGAGAATATCTCCCCATCCTGATCTTTCTCGCCATGGCCGTGGGCCTTGGCCTCGTCCTGATCCTCGCCGCCGCGGTTCTGGCCGTGAGAAATCCCGATCCCGAGAAGGTTTCGGCCTATGAATGCGGCTTCAATGCCTTCGACGACGCGCGGATGAAGTTCGATGTGCGGTTCTACCTCGTGTCGATCCTCTTCATCATCTTCGACCTCGAAGTGGCCTTCCTCTTCCCCTGGGCGGTGGCGTTTAAGGATATCTCCCTGGTCGGGTTCTGGTCCATGATGGTGTTCCTCGCGGTACTGACAATCGGCTTTGCCTACGAATGGAAGAAGGGGGCGATGGAATGGGCGTGA
- a CDS encoding glutathione S-transferase family protein: MIRLHHVAFSRSFRVLWLLKEMGLDCELVRYSITDGSLRRPDYLELSPAGRVPALEIDGKVLFESGAITEYLCETRAEHGLGRSPGHAERSTYLEWLHYAETMAHLIANLNLQWVFLRDPSMRSPTLLRIEAKRLANTLKPLEKVLAEQDYLLPSGFSGADTMLGYNFLAAPYFVRFDKFPNLCRYVDRIAARPAYLAARAVDGKQTFYAQDFYEVADG, from the coding sequence ATGATCCGGCTTCACCATGTTGCGTTTTCACGCTCGTTCCGAGTTCTGTGGCTCTTGAAGGAGATGGGACTCGACTGCGAGCTGGTGCGCTATTCCATCACCGACGGGTCGCTGCGCCGGCCGGACTACCTGGAACTCTCGCCCGCAGGTCGCGTGCCCGCGCTGGAGATCGACGGAAAGGTGCTGTTCGAAAGCGGGGCGATCACCGAATATCTCTGCGAGACAAGGGCGGAACACGGGCTTGGCCGCTCGCCGGGCCATGCCGAGCGCAGCACCTATCTCGAATGGCTGCACTATGCCGAGACGATGGCCCATCTGATCGCCAACCTGAACCTGCAATGGGTGTTCCTGCGCGACCCCTCGATGCGTTCGCCCACGCTTTTGAGGATCGAGGCAAAGCGGCTCGCCAATACGCTCAAGCCGCTGGAGAAGGTGCTGGCGGAACAGGACTATCTGTTGCCGTCGGGCTTTTCTGGCGCCGATACGATGCTAGGCTACAATTTTCTGGCTGCGCCCTACTTCGTTCGGTTCGACAAATTCCCCAACCTCTGCCGCTATGTCGACCGGATCGCGGCGCGGCCGGCGTATCTGGCGGCGCGCGCGGTCGATGGCAAGCAGACATTCTACGCGCAGGACTTTTACGAGGTCGCGGATGGCTGA
- a CDS encoding acetyl-CoA carboxylase biotin carboxylase subunit, translated as MFSKILIANRGEIACRVIDTCRRIGVSTVAVYSDADRTARHVAMADEAVHIGGSAPKDSYLRGDAIIAAAKATGARAIHPGYGFLSENPDFVDAVEKAGLVFIGPSSSAIRAMGLKDAAKKLMEEAGVPVVPGYHGDNQDPEHLAGAAEAIGYPVLIKAVAGGGGKGMRLVEREKEFANALDSARGEAQTAFGNPAVLIEKYIEKPRHIEVQVFGDGKRAVHLFERDCSLQRRHQKVIEEAPAPGMTEEMRAAMGQAAVRAAEAIGYRGAGTVEFIVDASEGLRPDRFWFMEMNTRLQVEHPVTEAITGVDLVEWQLRVTSGEPLTSRQEDLHLNGHAFEARLYAEDVPAGFLPATGTLTHLHFPEVARADTGVRAGDTISPWYDPMIAKIIVHGPTRAIALSKLAAALEETEVAGSVTNLSFLNALARHEGFRAGDVDTGLIARELVALTEAAAPSLAVRALAALGAAGLAEGGGAMTGFTLWQPLRRTVTLDGLGAVVEALAPGRARVTIGDETADCALRNDVWWVNDRPSGARIVLTPATVSIFGPGAYHFGLIDPLARQSAGMASGVTVSPMPGLVKAVYVRAGEHVSAGDRLAVLEAMKMEHTLTATRDGTVAEVLVEAGAQVEAGAALVRLEEEAAA; from the coding sequence ATGTTCTCGAAGATCCTGATCGCCAACCGGGGCGAGATCGCCTGTCGCGTCATCGACACTTGCCGCAGGATCGGCGTGTCGACAGTCGCTGTTTATTCCGATGCGGATCGCACCGCGCGACATGTCGCGATGGCCGACGAAGCGGTCCATATCGGGGGCTCTGCGCCGAAGGACAGCTATCTGAGGGGAGACGCGATCATCGCCGCCGCCAAGGCCACCGGGGCGCGGGCGATCCACCCCGGCTATGGCTTTCTGTCCGAGAATCCTGATTTCGTCGATGCGGTCGAGAAGGCGGGGCTGGTCTTCATTGGTCCATCCTCGTCCGCGATCCGGGCAATGGGCCTGAAGGACGCCGCCAAGAAGCTGATGGAGGAGGCGGGCGTCCCGGTCGTGCCGGGCTATCACGGGGACAATCAGGACCCCGAGCATCTCGCGGGTGCGGCTGAGGCAATCGGCTATCCGGTTCTGATCAAGGCCGTGGCGGGCGGCGGCGGCAAGGGGATGCGGCTTGTCGAGCGCGAGAAGGAGTTCGCCAATGCGCTCGACAGCGCGCGGGGCGAAGCGCAGACCGCCTTCGGCAACCCCGCCGTCCTCATCGAGAAATATATCGAGAAGCCGCGTCATATCGAGGTGCAGGTCTTCGGCGACGGCAAGCGCGCGGTGCACCTCTTCGAGCGCGACTGTTCGCTCCAGCGCCGCCATCAGAAGGTGATCGAGGAAGCCCCCGCGCCCGGCATGACCGAGGAGATGCGGGCGGCGATGGGCCAGGCCGCCGTTCGCGCGGCCGAGGCGATCGGCTACAGGGGGGCCGGGACGGTCGAGTTCATCGTCGATGCCTCCGAAGGCCTCCGCCCCGACCGGTTCTGGTTCATGGAAATGAACACCCGCCTTCAGGTTGAACATCCGGTAACCGAGGCGATCACCGGGGTGGACCTCGTCGAATGGCAGCTTCGGGTGACGAGCGGGGAACCCCTGACCTCGCGCCAGGAAGACCTGCACCTGAACGGCCACGCCTTCGAGGCGCGGCTCTATGCTGAGGATGTGCCGGCGGGCTTCCTGCCCGCGACGGGCACGCTCACACATCTCCATTTCCCCGAAGTCGCGCGGGCTGATACCGGCGTGCGCGCGGGCGACACGATCAGCCCGTGGTACGATCCGATGATCGCCAAGATCATCGTCCACGGCCCGACCCGGGCGATCGCGCTCTCAAAGCTTGCCGCCGCGCTTGAGGAAACCGAGGTCGCGGGGTCAGTGACGAATCTCTCTTTCCTGAATGCACTCGCCCGGCACGAGGGCTTCCGAGCCGGCGACGTGGATACCGGCCTCATCGCGCGCGAACTCGTGGCGTTGACCGAGGCTGCGGCGCCGAGCCTCGCAGTCCGGGCGCTCGCCGCGCTCGGCGCGGCGGGGCTCGCCGAAGGCGGCGGTGCGATGACGGGATTCACGCTCTGGCAGCCCCTGCGACGAACCGTGACACTCGACGGGCTGGGGGCCGTGGTCGAGGCGCTTGCGCCCGGCCGTGCGCGGGTCACGATCGGCGATGAGACAGCGGACTGCGCTCTTAGGAACGACGTCTGGTGGGTCAACGACCGGCCCTCGGGCGCGCGGATCGTGCTGACGCCCGCGACCGTCAGCATCTTCGGCCCAGGCGCCTATCATTTTGGGCTGATCGACCCCCTGGCCCGCCAGAGCGCGGGCATGGCGAGCGGAGTCACCGTCTCTCCCATGCCTGGTCTCGTGAAGGCGGTCTACGTCAGGGCCGGCGAGCACGTCAGCGCGGGCGACCGTCTCGCCGTTCTGGAGGCGATGAAGATGGAGCACACGCTGACCGCCACACGCGACGGTACGGTGGCCGAAGTGCTGGTCGAGGCCGGCGCGCAAGTCGAGGCGGGCGCCGCTCTCGTGCGGCTGGAAGAGGAGGCGGCGGCATGA
- a CDS encoding ASCH domain-containing protein: MTAATLDDLKARYPGAETFTFGDGRALCDELLALVRAGRKTATCGALRDFQEGVEAMPKVGRRDIALDWDGNPALVIETVEVTIRRFSDVDTGFALAEGENETLEGWQEDHRLYFERNGGWSPEMELVCERFRFIEDLGS, encoded by the coding sequence ATGACGGCGGCCACCCTCGACGACTTGAAGGCGCGCTATCCCGGCGCCGAGACCTTCACCTTCGGTGATGGCCGGGCGCTCTGCGACGAACTTCTCGCGCTCGTCCGTGCCGGCAGGAAGACTGCGACCTGTGGCGCGCTCCGCGACTTTCAGGAGGGCGTCGAGGCGATGCCCAAGGTCGGCCGCCGCGACATCGCGCTCGACTGGGACGGCAATCCGGCGCTCGTCATCGAGACGGTTGAGGTCACGATCCGCCGCTTCTCCGACGTCGACACCGGGTTCGCGCTTGCCGAAGGCGAGAACGAGACGCTCGAGGGCTGGCAGGAGGACCACCGCCTGTATTTCGAGCGCAACGGCGGATGGTCGCCGGAGATGGAACTTGTCTGCGAACGCTTCCGGTTCATCGAGGATCTCGGCTCATGA
- a CDS encoding crotonase/enoyl-CoA hydratase family protein yields the protein MYETIDLKCDDRGVARLTLNRPDKHNALSARMIDELTEAAGTLGRDPTVRAVVLAGAGESFCAGGDLGWMREQMAADGPTRAREATKLAQMLNALNTCPKPVIGRIHGNAFGGGVGMASVCDVAIGSGKARFGLTETKLGLIPATIGPYVVARMGEAMARRVFMSARLFGAEEAVSLGLLARAVAPEDLDAAVEAEVAPYLACAPGAVADAKALARRLGPRIDEAVIAETIEALVKRWESAEAEEGIAAFFDKRAPAWKT from the coding sequence ATGTACGAGACAATCGACCTGAAATGCGACGACCGCGGCGTGGCACGGCTCACGCTGAACCGTCCGGATAAGCACAACGCTTTGTCGGCGCGGATGATTGACGAACTCACCGAGGCCGCCGGAACGCTTGGCCGCGACCCGACGGTGCGGGCCGTCGTGCTGGCCGGGGCGGGTGAAAGCTTCTGTGCCGGAGGCGATCTCGGCTGGATGCGCGAGCAGATGGCGGCGGACGGGCCCACGCGCGCGCGGGAGGCCACGAAGCTCGCCCAGATGCTGAACGCGCTTAACACCTGCCCGAAGCCAGTGATCGGCCGCATCCACGGCAACGCTTTCGGCGGCGGCGTCGGCATGGCTTCGGTCTGCGACGTGGCGATCGGGTCCGGCAAGGCGCGCTTCGGTCTGACGGAGACGAAGCTCGGCCTCATTCCGGCGACGATCGGGCCCTATGTCGTGGCGCGGATGGGCGAGGCGATGGCGCGGCGTGTCTTCATGTCGGCCCGGCTGTTTGGGGCCGAAGAGGCGGTGAGCCTCGGCCTCCTCGCCCGCGCGGTCGCGCCTGAGGATCTCGATGCGGCGGTCGAGGCCGAAGTCGCGCCCTATCTCGCCTGCGCACCGGGGGCCGTTGCCGATGCGAAGGCGCTTGCCCGCCGCCTCGGGCCCCGGATCGACGAGGCGGTCATAGCCGAGACGATCGAAGCGCTCGTCAAGCGTTGGGAGAGCGCGGAAGCCGAGGAGGGAATCGCTGCCTTCTTCGACAAGCGCGCGCCTGCGTGGAAAACCTGA
- a CDS encoding hydroxymethylglutaryl-CoA lyase: MAERVEIVEMGPRDGLQNEKRIIPTADKIALVDILSRAGFRRIEVASFVSPKWVPQMADSAEVLAGISRAKGVRYAALTPNMKGYEAAKAARADEVAIFASASEGFSKANLNCTIAESLARFRPVAEAAKADQIPVRGYVSVVTDCPYDGPVPPSSVARVAAALRDMGCHEISLGDTIGQGRPETVDAMLAAVLEELTAAKLAGHYHDTGGRALENIETSLARGLRIFDAAVGGLGGCPYAPGAAGNVATEKVEARLRTLGYETGLDPEVLAEAGAMALAMRG; this comes from the coding sequence ATGGCTGAGCGGGTCGAAATCGTCGAGATGGGTCCGCGCGACGGGTTGCAGAACGAAAAGCGCATCATCCCGACGGCCGACAAGATCGCGCTCGTGGACATTCTGAGCCGCGCCGGATTCCGCCGGATCGAAGTGGCGAGCTTCGTCTCGCCGAAATGGGTGCCGCAGATGGCCGACAGCGCCGAGGTTCTGGCCGGGATTAGCCGCGCCAAGGGCGTCCGCTACGCTGCGCTGACGCCCAACATGAAGGGCTACGAAGCGGCGAAGGCGGCGCGCGCCGACGAGGTCGCGATCTTCGCCTCGGCGTCGGAGGGGTTTTCGAAGGCTAACCTGAATTGCACGATCGCCGAAAGCCTCGCACGGTTCCGGCCCGTCGCTGAGGCGGCAAAGGCGGATCAGATTCCGGTCCGGGGCTATGTCTCGGTCGTGACCGATTGCCCCTACGATGGACCGGTGCCGCCGAGTTCGGTCGCAAGGGTCGCCGCGGCGTTGCGCGACATGGGTTGCCACGAGATCAGCCTCGGCGACACGATCGGTCAGGGACGGCCGGAGACGGTCGATGCGATGCTGGCGGCGGTTTTGGAGGAGTTGACAGCCGCCAAGCTCGCCGGACACTACCACGATACGGGCGGTCGGGCGCTCGAGAACATTGAGACGTCGCTCGCGCGGGGCTTGCGGATCTTCGACGCGGCGGTTGGCGGTCTTGGCGGTTGCCCTTATGCGCCCGGCGCGGCGGGCAATGTCGCGACCGAGAAGGTGGAGGCGCGGCTCAGGACGCTCGGCTACGAGACTGGGCTCGATCCGGAAGTCCTTGCCGAAGCCGGCGCGATGGCGCTCGCCATGCGGGGCTGA